One stretch of Daphnia pulicaria isolate SC F1-1A chromosome 6, SC_F0-13Bv2, whole genome shotgun sequence DNA includes these proteins:
- the LOC124342350 gene encoding mRNA-capping enzyme-like, which translates to MWPVSLSTENVHSLASEPYVVAPKPSGPRFLLYIDHSGDNFLENMTQHIFRVDEDHAIKIETFDGRPVTDTVLDGIITSEKFNGADASCEGNKEEGTNRKLTFLIRDAIRCNGKDLTNYNILKRITFVREEILIPSCAGVKKNEAFDLDIVKYEEAYQTENYLSDEYAQRFKYPFRSLMFCPRAKGYKCGTNYDVFQWQENDVQECSFRLKIPKGIKDLKIAELHAGGPNLSEIKYDTIRLTEEIKTLDGCIIDCRYFEHQWIFIKQRHDRNHPNGRRAVMEKMAALEKSVSRDLLLTNLEKSRGLE; encoded by the exons ATGTGGCCCGTCTCCTTGTCGACGGAGAATGTCCACTCGCTTGCATCGGAGCCTTACGTGGTGGCACCCAAACCATCCGGACCGCGATTTCTGCTTTACATTGATCATTCCGGGGATAATTTCCTGGAGAATATGACGCAAcacatttttcgtgttgacgAAGATCACGCCATTAAGATAGAAACGTTTGACGGGAGACCTGTCACTGACACTGTTCTCGATGGGATCATTACAAGCGAAAAATTCAATGGTGCTGATGCCAGTTGCGAAGGAAATAAGGAAGAAGGAACTAACAGAAAATTGACGTTTTTAATTCGCGACGCAATCAGATGCAACGGAAAGGATCTGACTAACTATAACATTCTCAAACGAATCACTTTTGTCAGG GAGGAGATCTTGATACCGAGTTGTGCCGGTGTGAAAAAGAACGAGGCATTTGATTTGGATATTGTCAAGTATGAGGAAGCGTATCAGACTGAAAATTATTTGTCTGATGAATACGCCCAGCGTTTCAAATATCCGTTTCGTTCGCTCATGTTCTGCCCACGAGCAAAG GGCTACAAATGCGGAACCAACTACGACGTCTTTCAATGGCAGGAAAATGATGTTCAGGAATGCAGTTTTCGACTAAAAATTCCGAAAGGAATTAAAGA tttaaaaatagCCGAGCTTCATGCAGGGGGTCCTAATCTCTCTGAAATCAAATACGACACGATTAGACTGACGGAAGAAATTAAAACACTGGACGGATGCATCATTGATTGTCGCTACTTTGAACACCAATGGATCTTCATCAAGCAGCGCCATGACCGCAATCATCCCAATGGAAGGCGCGCAGTTATGG AGAAAATGGCAGCGCttgaaaaatccgtttctcGCGATCTTCTCCTgacaaatctggaaaaatcTAGAGGTTTGGAATGA
- the LOC124342342 gene encoding phosphatidylinositol 4,5-bisphosphate 3-kinase catalytic subunit alpha isoform-like isoform X1: MLIDFSFPSSDEVAYSELVTFKMPPSSGELWGHPVMPSSVLVDCLLPNGIVIQLGCVRDAPLNVIKGNLWREAKKHPLFYLLGDPSTYIFVSISHDAEQEEFYDESRRLCDLRLFLPLLKIIEPQGNKMEKILNSEIGLAVGVAIHELDEMKDPEVQDFRRNIMQVCKECAELRDLEGLETQALFAYPAEVETKNDFPSSIEKKLDRGEIILCIWQLANDGADQQKLTVRVSKDAFPETVVAEAIGKKSKSLRMSREQQIQLIDEHQKTFVLKVCGTQEFLLERYAICQYKYIRHCLAKGEIPQLCLFSRREVYASLPENTLHIPSYMRRTLPNPPTGNSLSLWQLNNLFRVHILWATYVNVRDVDMIYVRAGLYHGQEPLCSTKESQQVPFNSPKWHQWLTFELNLVDLPRGARLCLSICSVTKRKKREEHCMLAWGNINMFDYRNSLLTGKVSLSLWTVPKGMDALLNHLGTTGSNPNKDAPCLEVEFDRVTPMILYPDSNAVEEYGRFVTSIPIVGTSLPTDSAKTTSNIEGLLEIQAKDPLSELSEQEKDMLWEMRHVCCKKVPDALPKLLEAVKWNSRDNVAQMFLLLNVWPPVAPETALELLDCKYADPSVRKLAVRWLDKSLSNDTLGQFLLQLVQTLKYEPYLDNELSRFLLKRSLLNKKIGHFFFWHLKSEMNNPSISLRFGILLEAYCRGIGGHLKGLLRQVEALDKLTKLTDVLKVKKDEPLKDRMKYLCESVSQSDYVDALQNFTSPLNGNHTLGSLVADNCRIMDSAKRPLWLIWKNPDPLGHAIQPLYSIIFKNGDDLRQDMLTLQVIRIMDSIWLNEGLDLRMMPYACLSTGKDVGMIEVVRQAKTVYGIQRQGGKLAAIQVDSTQLHKWIKEKNKGPKYEQAIETFTHSCAGYCVATFILGIGDRNPDNIMVNEDGSIFHIDFGHFLGHFKKKFGINRERVPFVLTEDFLYVISKGVENPTKSKAFQLFQELCGRAYLALRRHANLLITLFIMMLPTGIPELQSVDDIGYLRKTLAVEKTEEKALEYFQNQLFEAYGGAWTTKLDWFFHSVKHM, from the exons ATGCTTATTGACTTTTCGTTTCCTTCAAGTGACGAGGTAGCCTATAGTGAATTAGTGACATTCAAAATGCCTCCGTCTTCAGGAGAATTATGGGGGCATCCTGTTATGCCATCATCTGTCCTTGTTGATTGTTTATTGCCAAATGGAATTGTCATTCAGTTGGGGTGTGTAAGAGATGCCCCCCTAAATGTCATCAAAG GAAACTTGTGGAGGGAAGCAAAAAAACACCCACTGTTCTATCTCCTTGGAGATCCATCCACATACATTTTCGTTTCCATTTCACATGATGCTGAGCAAGAAGAATTTTATGACGAGTCCCGAAGATTGTGTGATCTGCGtttatttcttcctcttttgaaA attaTCGAGCCCCaaggaaataaaatggaaaaaattctCAACTCAGAGATTGGTTTAGCTGTTGGAGTTGCCATCCATGAACTGGATGAAATGAAGGATCCTGAAGTGCAAGATTTTAGACGAAATATTATGCAGGTTTGCAAAGAATGTGCAGAGTTACGTGATCTTGAGGGACTAGAAACCCAAGCGCTTTTCGCCTATCCTGCAGAAGTTGAGACTAAAAACGACTTTCCTtcgtcaattgaaaaaaagctcGATCGAGGAGAGATTATCCTGTGTATATGGCAGTTAGCAAATGACGG AGCTGACCAGCAAAAGCTAACAGTTCGGGTGTCAAAAGACGCGTTCCCAGAAACGGTTGTCGCTGAAGCTATCGGCAAAAAGAGTAAAAGCCTCCGAATGTCGCGTGAACAGCAAATACAGCTCATCGACGAACACCAGAAAACTTTTGTGCTAAAAGTTTGTGGAACCCAGGAATTTTTACTCGAAAGATATGCAATTTGTCAGTATAAG TACATTCGCCATTGTTTAGCGAAAGGAGAAATTCCTCAGCTCTGTCTGTTTTCCCGCCGTGAAGTTTATGCAAGCCTTCCAGAAAACACTTTGCACATACCGTCGTACATGCGAAGAACTCTTCCAAACCCTCCTACTGGCAATTCTCTTTCCCTGTGGCAACTCAACAACTTGTTTCGAGTGCACATTCTTTGGGCCACTTATGTAAATGTCAGAGACGTAGACATGATTTACGTCCGCGCTGGCCTCTATCATGGCCAAGAGCCCTTGTGCTCCACTAAAGAGAGCCAGCAGGTCCCCTTTaattctcccaaatggcatcagtGGCTAACGTTTGAGTTGAATTTGGTCGATTTGCCGCGTGGCGCCAGACTTTGTCTTTCCATCTGTTCGGTTACCaagcgaaagaaaagagag GAACATTGCATGCTTGCATGGGGTAACATCAACATGTTTGACTATCGGAATTCACTGCTTACCGGTAAAGTTTCACTGTCTCTGTGGACGGTACCTAAAGGAATGGATGCACTACTCAACCATTTGGGAACAACCG GATCTAATCCCAATAAAGATGCACCATGTCTGGAAGTAGAATTCGATCGTGTGACACCGATGATTTTATATCCGGATAGCAATGCGGTTGAAGAGTATGGTCGGTTTGTTACCAGTATACCGATCGTCGGAACTAGTCTTCCTACCGATTCGGCAAAAACGACTTCCAACATCGAGGGTCTGTTGGAGATTCAAGCAAAAGATCCGCTTAGCGAACTTTCTGAACAGGAGAAGGATATGTTGTGGGAAATGAGGCACGTTTGTTGCAAGAAAGTTCCGGATGCGTTACCGAAACTCTTAGAAGCTGTTAAATGGAACAGCCGCGACAATGTCGCTCAA ATGTTCCTACTTTTAAATGTATGGCCTCCTGTTGCACCCGAAACAGCACTGGAGCTGCTAGATTGTAAATATGCCGATCCTTCCGTACGGAAACTTGCTGTTAG GTGGTTAGATAAATCATTAAGCAATGATACCCTCGGTCAATTTCTCCTCCAGTTGGTTCAAACCTTGAAATATGAACCATATTTGGACAATGAACTTTCACGCTTTTTACTAAAACGTTCTttacttaataaaaaaattg GACACTTTTTCTTCTGGCATTTAAAGTCTGAAATGAATAATCCCTCGATCTCACTCCGTTTTGGGATTCTTCTGGAAGCTTATTGTCGGGGCATAGGAGGTCATTTAAAAGGTCTTTTACGGCAAGTAGAAGCCCTAGACAAGTTAACTAAACTAACGGATGtcttgaaagtaaaaaaagacgaaCCCCTAAAg gATCGCATGAAGTATTTATGTGAATCAGTGTCTCAGTCGGATTACGTGGATGCGTTGCAGAATTTTACGTCGCCCCTCAACGGTAATCATACCCTCGGCTCCTTGGTTGCGGACAACTGCAGGATAATGGACTCGGCTAAAAGACCTCTTTGGCTAATCTGGAAAAATCCTGATCCTCTTGGTCACGCGATTCAGCCCCTGTATTctatcattttcaaaaatggtgaCGACCTTCGACAGGATATGCTCACTTTGCAAGTCATCAGAATTATGGACAGTATTTGGCTCAACGAAG GACTCGACCTTCGGATGATGCCGTACGCCTGTTTGTCGACGGGCAAAGACGTTGGAATGATCGAAGTTGTACGGCAAGCCAAAACAGTTTACGGTATACAGCGGCAAGGTGGAAAGTTGGCGGCTATTCAAGTAGATTCTACGCAGCTGCACAAATGGAtcaaggagaaaaacaaagggCCAAA ataCGAGCAGGCCATTGAAACTTTTACTCATTCGTGTGCTGGCTATTGTGTCGCTACTTTTATCCTCGGTATCGGCGATCGTAATCCGGATAACATTATGGTCAATGAAGATGGCAGTATCTTCCACATCGATTTTGgtcattttttgggacatTTTAAGAAGAAATTCGGTATCAATCGAGAGCGAGTACCATTTGTCCTCACAGAAGACTTCCTTTACGTCATTTCAAAGGGAGTCGAGAATCCAACGAAAAGCAAAGCCTTCCAACT ATTCCAAGAACTTTGTGGACGAGCCTATCTGGCACTTCGACGGCATGCGAATCTTCTCATCACGTTATTTATTATGATGTTGCCTACTGGGATTCCAGAGTTACAA tcaGTAGACGACATCGGGTACCTTCGTAAAACCCTAGCTGTAGAAAAGACTGAAGAAAAAGCTTTAGAATACTTTCAAAACCAGCTGTTTGAAGCTTATGGAGGAGCCTGGACCACGAAGTTGGATTGGTTTTTTCACAGCGTTAAGCATATGTAG
- the LOC124342342 gene encoding phosphatidylinositol 4,5-bisphosphate 3-kinase catalytic subunit alpha isoform-like isoform X2 — MPPSSGELWGHPVMPSSVLVDCLLPNGIVIQLGCVRDAPLNVIKGNLWREAKKHPLFYLLGDPSTYIFVSISHDAEQEEFYDESRRLCDLRLFLPLLKIIEPQGNKMEKILNSEIGLAVGVAIHELDEMKDPEVQDFRRNIMQVCKECAELRDLEGLETQALFAYPAEVETKNDFPSSIEKKLDRGEIILCIWQLANDGADQQKLTVRVSKDAFPETVVAEAIGKKSKSLRMSREQQIQLIDEHQKTFVLKVCGTQEFLLERYAICQYKYIRHCLAKGEIPQLCLFSRREVYASLPENTLHIPSYMRRTLPNPPTGNSLSLWQLNNLFRVHILWATYVNVRDVDMIYVRAGLYHGQEPLCSTKESQQVPFNSPKWHQWLTFELNLVDLPRGARLCLSICSVTKRKKREEHCMLAWGNINMFDYRNSLLTGKVSLSLWTVPKGMDALLNHLGTTGSNPNKDAPCLEVEFDRVTPMILYPDSNAVEEYGRFVTSIPIVGTSLPTDSAKTTSNIEGLLEIQAKDPLSELSEQEKDMLWEMRHVCCKKVPDALPKLLEAVKWNSRDNVAQMFLLLNVWPPVAPETALELLDCKYADPSVRKLAVRWLDKSLSNDTLGQFLLQLVQTLKYEPYLDNELSRFLLKRSLLNKKIGHFFFWHLKSEMNNPSISLRFGILLEAYCRGIGGHLKGLLRQVEALDKLTKLTDVLKVKKDEPLKDRMKYLCESVSQSDYVDALQNFTSPLNGNHTLGSLVADNCRIMDSAKRPLWLIWKNPDPLGHAIQPLYSIIFKNGDDLRQDMLTLQVIRIMDSIWLNEGLDLRMMPYACLSTGKDVGMIEVVRQAKTVYGIQRQGGKLAAIQVDSTQLHKWIKEKNKGPKYEQAIETFTHSCAGYCVATFILGIGDRNPDNIMVNEDGSIFHIDFGHFLGHFKKKFGINRERVPFVLTEDFLYVISKGVENPTKSKAFQLFQELCGRAYLALRRHANLLITLFIMMLPTGIPELQSVDDIGYLRKTLAVEKTEEKALEYFQNQLFEAYGGAWTTKLDWFFHSVKHM, encoded by the exons ATGCCTCCGTCTTCAGGAGAATTATGGGGGCATCCTGTTATGCCATCATCTGTCCTTGTTGATTGTTTATTGCCAAATGGAATTGTCATTCAGTTGGGGTGTGTAAGAGATGCCCCCCTAAATGTCATCAAAG GAAACTTGTGGAGGGAAGCAAAAAAACACCCACTGTTCTATCTCCTTGGAGATCCATCCACATACATTTTCGTTTCCATTTCACATGATGCTGAGCAAGAAGAATTTTATGACGAGTCCCGAAGATTGTGTGATCTGCGtttatttcttcctcttttgaaA attaTCGAGCCCCaaggaaataaaatggaaaaaattctCAACTCAGAGATTGGTTTAGCTGTTGGAGTTGCCATCCATGAACTGGATGAAATGAAGGATCCTGAAGTGCAAGATTTTAGACGAAATATTATGCAGGTTTGCAAAGAATGTGCAGAGTTACGTGATCTTGAGGGACTAGAAACCCAAGCGCTTTTCGCCTATCCTGCAGAAGTTGAGACTAAAAACGACTTTCCTtcgtcaattgaaaaaaagctcGATCGAGGAGAGATTATCCTGTGTATATGGCAGTTAGCAAATGACGG AGCTGACCAGCAAAAGCTAACAGTTCGGGTGTCAAAAGACGCGTTCCCAGAAACGGTTGTCGCTGAAGCTATCGGCAAAAAGAGTAAAAGCCTCCGAATGTCGCGTGAACAGCAAATACAGCTCATCGACGAACACCAGAAAACTTTTGTGCTAAAAGTTTGTGGAACCCAGGAATTTTTACTCGAAAGATATGCAATTTGTCAGTATAAG TACATTCGCCATTGTTTAGCGAAAGGAGAAATTCCTCAGCTCTGTCTGTTTTCCCGCCGTGAAGTTTATGCAAGCCTTCCAGAAAACACTTTGCACATACCGTCGTACATGCGAAGAACTCTTCCAAACCCTCCTACTGGCAATTCTCTTTCCCTGTGGCAACTCAACAACTTGTTTCGAGTGCACATTCTTTGGGCCACTTATGTAAATGTCAGAGACGTAGACATGATTTACGTCCGCGCTGGCCTCTATCATGGCCAAGAGCCCTTGTGCTCCACTAAAGAGAGCCAGCAGGTCCCCTTTaattctcccaaatggcatcagtGGCTAACGTTTGAGTTGAATTTGGTCGATTTGCCGCGTGGCGCCAGACTTTGTCTTTCCATCTGTTCGGTTACCaagcgaaagaaaagagag GAACATTGCATGCTTGCATGGGGTAACATCAACATGTTTGACTATCGGAATTCACTGCTTACCGGTAAAGTTTCACTGTCTCTGTGGACGGTACCTAAAGGAATGGATGCACTACTCAACCATTTGGGAACAACCG GATCTAATCCCAATAAAGATGCACCATGTCTGGAAGTAGAATTCGATCGTGTGACACCGATGATTTTATATCCGGATAGCAATGCGGTTGAAGAGTATGGTCGGTTTGTTACCAGTATACCGATCGTCGGAACTAGTCTTCCTACCGATTCGGCAAAAACGACTTCCAACATCGAGGGTCTGTTGGAGATTCAAGCAAAAGATCCGCTTAGCGAACTTTCTGAACAGGAGAAGGATATGTTGTGGGAAATGAGGCACGTTTGTTGCAAGAAAGTTCCGGATGCGTTACCGAAACTCTTAGAAGCTGTTAAATGGAACAGCCGCGACAATGTCGCTCAA ATGTTCCTACTTTTAAATGTATGGCCTCCTGTTGCACCCGAAACAGCACTGGAGCTGCTAGATTGTAAATATGCCGATCCTTCCGTACGGAAACTTGCTGTTAG GTGGTTAGATAAATCATTAAGCAATGATACCCTCGGTCAATTTCTCCTCCAGTTGGTTCAAACCTTGAAATATGAACCATATTTGGACAATGAACTTTCACGCTTTTTACTAAAACGTTCTttacttaataaaaaaattg GACACTTTTTCTTCTGGCATTTAAAGTCTGAAATGAATAATCCCTCGATCTCACTCCGTTTTGGGATTCTTCTGGAAGCTTATTGTCGGGGCATAGGAGGTCATTTAAAAGGTCTTTTACGGCAAGTAGAAGCCCTAGACAAGTTAACTAAACTAACGGATGtcttgaaagtaaaaaaagacgaaCCCCTAAAg gATCGCATGAAGTATTTATGTGAATCAGTGTCTCAGTCGGATTACGTGGATGCGTTGCAGAATTTTACGTCGCCCCTCAACGGTAATCATACCCTCGGCTCCTTGGTTGCGGACAACTGCAGGATAATGGACTCGGCTAAAAGACCTCTTTGGCTAATCTGGAAAAATCCTGATCCTCTTGGTCACGCGATTCAGCCCCTGTATTctatcattttcaaaaatggtgaCGACCTTCGACAGGATATGCTCACTTTGCAAGTCATCAGAATTATGGACAGTATTTGGCTCAACGAAG GACTCGACCTTCGGATGATGCCGTACGCCTGTTTGTCGACGGGCAAAGACGTTGGAATGATCGAAGTTGTACGGCAAGCCAAAACAGTTTACGGTATACAGCGGCAAGGTGGAAAGTTGGCGGCTATTCAAGTAGATTCTACGCAGCTGCACAAATGGAtcaaggagaaaaacaaagggCCAAA ataCGAGCAGGCCATTGAAACTTTTACTCATTCGTGTGCTGGCTATTGTGTCGCTACTTTTATCCTCGGTATCGGCGATCGTAATCCGGATAACATTATGGTCAATGAAGATGGCAGTATCTTCCACATCGATTTTGgtcattttttgggacatTTTAAGAAGAAATTCGGTATCAATCGAGAGCGAGTACCATTTGTCCTCACAGAAGACTTCCTTTACGTCATTTCAAAGGGAGTCGAGAATCCAACGAAAAGCAAAGCCTTCCAACT ATTCCAAGAACTTTGTGGACGAGCCTATCTGGCACTTCGACGGCATGCGAATCTTCTCATCACGTTATTTATTATGATGTTGCCTACTGGGATTCCAGAGTTACAA tcaGTAGACGACATCGGGTACCTTCGTAAAACCCTAGCTGTAGAAAAGACTGAAGAAAAAGCTTTAGAATACTTTCAAAACCAGCTGTTTGAAGCTTATGGAGGAGCCTGGACCACGAAGTTGGATTGGTTTTTTCACAGCGTTAAGCATATGTAG